In Leptolyngbya sp. NIES-2104, the genomic window AAAGCAATAATCAGCAATAGATTGCCCATACCAAACTTCCTCGATCGATATAGTTCAAATTTTAGCAATCCAGATTCAGAGTCGGGGGAATTTTTCGATTGCTAATAATTGTGAGGTTCCTTGTCCGAAAAAAGCGAGCACTGTCACATTAAGTGAAGAGCGATCTAATATCGAGAAAGTAAGAGGGAGACTGTATGCGTGCGGTGTTAATGGCAGGGGGGTCAGGAACTCGACTTAGACCGCTGACCTGTGATCTACCTAAGCCAATGGTTCCGATTCTCAATCGCCCGATCGCGGAACATATTATCGATCTGCTCAAACGTCACCAAATTCGAGAAGTGATCGCAACGCTGCATTATTTACCCGATGTGATGCGCGATCATTTCCAGGATGGAAGCGAGTTCGGGGTGCAGATGACCTATGCCGTTGAAGAAGATCAACCGCTCGGAACGGCGGGCTGTGTCAAAAATATCGCGGAATTGCTAGACGATACATTTTTAGTGATTAGCGGCGATAGTGTCACGGATTTTGATTTGAGTGCAGCGATCGAGTTTCATTACCGCAAAGGTTCAAAAGCAACCTTGGTTTTAACTCGTGTGCAAAATCCGATCGAATTTGGTGTGGTCATCACCGATGAAGAATATCGAATTCGTCGCTTTCTAGAGAAACCTTCAAGCAGCGAGATTTTTTCGGATACCGTCAACACCGGAATTTATATTCTCGATCCAGATGTTCTGAAGTACTTGCCCGAAAACGAAGAAGCGGATTTCTCGAAAGATCTTTTTCCGCTGCTGCTCGAAAAAGGTGAACCGATGTATGGCTATGTTGCAGAAGGCTATTGGTGCGATGTGGGTCACTTGGATGCGTACCGAGAAGCGCAGTATGCAGGACTCTCGCGCCGAGTTAAGTTAGAGTTCGATTACACGGAGCGATCGCCCGGAATCTGGGTAGGAGACAACACTTATATCGATTCGTCGGCTCGCATCGAAACGCCTGTGATCATTGGCAACAATTGCCGAATTGGATCGCGAGTGACGATCGAGGCTGGAACCGCGATCGGGGATAACGTGACGATCGGAGCCGAAGCCGATTTGAAGCGTCCGATCATTTGGAATGGGGCGATGATCGGGGAAGAGGTGCATTTGAGAGCCTGTGTGATTGCGCGGGGGGCAAGGATCGATCGACGATCGCACGTTTTAGAAGGCGCAGTCGTCGGACCGCTTTCGACCGTGGGCGAGGAAGCGCTGATTAGTCCGAATGTAAGGGTGTGGCCCAGTAAGAACGTGGAAGCTGGGGCAACTCTAAACACGAATTTGATTTGGGGATACACTGCCCATCGAAATTTATTCGGGCAGCGGGGTGTTTCGGGACTTGCGAACGTCGATATCATTCCAGAATTTGCGGTGAAACTAGGGGCGGCTTATGGCTCGACTTTGAAACCTGGATCGCAAGTGACGGTTTCACGAGATCAAAGAACGATTTCGCGGATGGTTTCTCGATCGATGATTGCTGGCTTGATGTCCGTTGGTATTAATATTCAAAACCTTGAAGCAACCGCAATTCCGGTTTCGCGATCGGTGGTTCCTACGCTCGGTGTCGCGGGTGGGTTACACATTCGGATTCACCCGGATAAGTCGGATCATATTTTGATTGAATTCTTCGATCGTAATGGGATTAACGTCTCGAAGGCGATCGAGAAAAAGATCGAAGGCGCATTTTTCAAAGAAGATTTTCGTCGTGCTCCGATTCAAGAAATTGGCGGCGTGATCAATGTGCATCAAGCAACGGAAATGTACAGCCGTGGATTTGAGCGGCATTTGAACATTCAAGCAGTTCAGCACAGTAGCTCGAAAGTCATCATCGATTATGCTTATGCGGTTTCGGGTGCAGTTTTGCCGCAGTTACTTGCGAAATTCGGCTGTGATGCGGTTGTGCTCAATGCGAGTCTGACGCAAACGGCTCCATCGGTCAACGATCGAGAAACGCTTCTCAACCAACTCGGTCACGTCGTCGAAGCCCTCAAAGCGACGTTTGGCGTACAAGTTTCGGCAAACGGTGAGCAGTTTATCCTAGTAGACGAAACAGGCAGCCCGATTCGCGGTGAAACTTTAACTGCGCTCATGGTCGATATGATTTTAACCTCAAATCCACGTGGGACGGTTGTAGTTCCGGTTCATGCGTCGAGTGCGATCGAACAAATCGCTCGCCGCCACGATGGAAAAGTCGTCCGCACAAAAGCAAATCCAACTTCATTGATGGAAGCGTGTCATGCTCATGCTAGTACGGTCTTGGGAGGCAGTGGCGAAATGGGCTTTATTTTCCCACAGTTGCATCCTGGATTCGATGCGATGTTCTGTATCGCGAAACTGATCGAGATGCTGACATTGCAAGATCGCACCTTGGGTCAAATTCGGGCAGAGTGTCCGCGTGTGTCTCACAAAACTTATTCGGTGCGCTGTCCTTGGACGGTGAAAGGGGCACTGATGCGGCATTTAGTCGAAAGTCATCCCGCCGAAATGTTAGAAACGTTTGACGGCGTGAAGATTTTTAACCCCGATCGTAATGATAGCTGGGTGCTGATTTTGCCGGATGCGACTGAACCGCTGATTCATGTGTATGCAAACAGTCCGAATCGCGGCTGGGTCGATGAGATTTTGCGCGAATATCGACTGAAAGTGCAAGAGTTTGTTTATCAGGAGCAGGGCATTGAAGAGACGAGAATAGAGCAAGTGTACTAAAATAAAAATAGAAACTCGCTCGAAACAAATCAGCGATCGGCAGTAGAATAACGTTCACTCACTTCTCAATAAGCTCATGAATAGCATTATTTTGTTAGCGGACATCGTACAAGAACCGCAGCTTCGATTCACTTCAGACAACCAAACCCCGATCGCAGAATTACGAGTCGAGTTTGCTGGACTGCGCCCTGAAGATCCCACGACTCAACTCAAAGCGGTCGGCTGGGGCAATTTGGCTCAAGAAATTCAGGCAAATTATCATGAAGGCGATCGTGTCATTCTCGAAGGTCGGCTGACGATGAACACCGTCGATCGTCCTGAAGGCTTCAAAGAAAAGCAAGCCGAACTCACGATTCAAAGAATTCATTCGCTCAATGGCGCGACGATTTCGAGTTCGGTCACGACTCCAACAGCAGTTCCCACTCGCGCTCCGAGTACTCCTCCACCTGCCGCATCCACGCCAAAACGAACCACGAAAGCGCCTGCCGCTCCCGCACTCGAATCGCAGCCTGAATTAGACGACATTCCGTTCTAGAATCAAGGTCTGATTTTAAGAGAGACACGGTATGGAGCGCGATTTTCGGCAATTGGCAGACCAGTACAGAACTGCGCTCCTCGATAACGTGTTGCCGTTTTGGGAGAATCACTCGATCGATGTCCAAGGCGGGTATTTCACCTGTCTCGATCGAACAGGCAAGGTTTACGACACCGATAAATTCATTTGGTTGCAAAACCGTCAGGTCTGGACGTTTTCAATGTTGTGTAACCGATTGGAAAAGCGATCAGATTGGATGTCGATCGCTGAACACGGTGCGAAATTTTTAGCCCAACACGGACGAGATGCCGAGGGAAACTGGTATTTTTCGCTCGATCGTTCGGGTCAACCGCTGATCCAGCCGTACAATATTTTCTCGGATTGTTTTGCTGCGATGGCGTTTAGTCAGTTTGCACTTGCTTCAGGGCAAGATTGGGCGCGAGAGGTGGCACTTCAGGCATATCAGAACGTATTGCGTCGCCAGGATAATCCGAAAGGAAGTTATAACAAGGCTTATCCTGGAACGCGATCGATGAAAGGCTTATCCGTTCCAATGATTCTGGCAAATCTCACTCTAGAGATGGAATGGTTATTGCCAAAGGAAACTCTCGATCGCGTTCTAGCCGCAACCGTTCAGGAAGTCACAACCGATTTTCTAGACGAGAACTTACTTTATGAAAACGTTGCTCCAGATGGTTCACACATTGATAGTTTTGAAGGGCGATTAATCAATCCAGGTCACGGGATCGAAGCAATGTGGTTCATGATGGACATTGCAAGCCGCACCAATAATCTCGGTCTGATCAATCAATGCGTTGATGTGGTGTTGAACACTTTGGAATTCGCTTGGGATCAGAAGTACGGCGGGATTTACTATTTTCTAGATATCAAAGGCTATCCCACTCAACAGCTAGAGTGGGATCAAAAACTCTGGTGGGTGCATGTTGAAACCTTGGTCGCGCTTTTAATGGGATATCGACTGACTGGGCGCGAAGAATGCTGGAACTGGTATGAGAAAGTGCATCACTATACCTGGTCACACTTTGCGGATTCGGAATATGGCGAATGGTTTGGGTATCTCGATCGACGTGGAGAAGTCTTGCTCAATCTCAAGGGCGGCAAATGGAAAGGCTGTTTTCATGTGCCGCGATCGCTCTATCTCTGTTGGCAAGAGTTCGAGAAACTGGCGATGTGATCTTCTATTCCGGCTGTCGTTCTAACGTCGCCTCCATTACGCTCGTTAACGCATGTCCCGTTAGCATCGTACTCGCTAAATAATATCGATCGTCATTCAACCGATAAATCGTCTCAAATCCGCTGCGCCGCTGTCGATCGCCTAACACCCAATGTCGCTGCACTAATGATTCTGGCGCGATCCAGCCTTCTCCTTCAATTCGCCCTAACACACTGTGCTGCATCACAAAGGCATAGCGCTGATCACCCGAATCTAACCGCCCTCGATATTGCATCGTGATTTCTTCGCGATCGTCATTGAGAAACGTCAGTTTGGTGATCAGCGTAAACCAATTATCTCGGCTCCAAGCGACGAGTAATTTTCCTTTGACTGGGCGCGGGAGACTCTCCCGATCTAGCCAATTTCCCTGGAGCGTCCAACGTCCTGATTCCATTAAAAACGTGTGGTTCACGGCAAGTTCTCGGCTCAGTGGCTCCCCATGCTATCACGGGGATCTTTTAGCCTACGTGGTAGATTTCCCCTAAAAGTACAGATTTGGGTGCGCCTGTCACCTCCGGGAGATTACCAGGCAAATCGTGATATCGCCAATACGCGAGAATTGCGAACGCGATCGCTTCTTTAAAGTCCGCATTCAATCCCGCTTCATCCGTTGTTGTGACAATACTATTGGGTAGTAATGCTTGAATTCGAGATTTGAGATAAGTGTTTCGACTGCCACCCCCGCATAGGAAAACGCGATCGGGCAACTGTGGCAAAAATGTTTGATAACTTTGAGCGATCGAAGCTGCCGTAAATTCCGTCAGCGTTGCCAAAATATCCGCAGGACTGAGATTTATAGCATCACTCAAGCAAGATTCTAAATACGCTGCTCCAAACTGTTCTCGCCCCGTAGATTTAGGTGGTGGCTGTTGGAAAAAGTCTTGTTCTAACCAGCGATCGACTAATCTTTGATTCGGAGTTCCACTCGCTGCCCAAGCTCCGTCGCGATCGTATTTTTGGTCTGAAAATCGTGCCACCGCCAAATCAATCAGCATATTTCCAGGTCCCGTGTCCCAGCCTCGAATCGCCAATCCCGATTTCACAGACGGCAAATCAGTGACGTTTCCAATTCCCCCAATGTTTTGCACACAGCGATGCTCGATCGAATCTCTCAGCAATGCCGCATCGATCGGCGGAACCAGTGGTGCACCTTGTCCCCCGATCGCGATATCTGCGGCTCGGAAATTACTAATTGTTGCAATTTTGGTTCGCTGTGAGATTGCTGCTCCGCGTCCAAGCTGCAAACTGTAGCCCAACTGATTCGCAGGCGGACGATGAAACACGGTTTGCCCATGTGATCCAATCAGAACGGCTGAAGTTTGATTCGCCTGAATTTGAAGCGCCGCTTGCGCGAATTGTTCTGCAATCTCGTCATCGAGTGCTGCGAGTTCTGCGATCGACAATGCGGCTCCGCTACAAACTGCAAGAATGCGATCGCGCAATTCTGCCGGGTATGCGTACGTTTCACCTGCAATTAACGTCGCTTGTAAATCATCAGTAGACCCTGTAATCTCAACTAACGCCGCATCGATTCCATCGATCGAAGTCCCGCTCATTAAGCCAATGACACGCATAGATTTAACCTACCTTACCGCCGCCCATCAAATATAACAGCGCCATCCTAACCGCCACGCCGCTTGTGACTTGTTGAGAAATCAAACTTACCACTGGATCATCCATCAAATCCGAACTAATCTCCACCCCCCGATTCACCGGACCGGGATGTAAGACTCTCACATCCGGCTGACACAACTTTAAGCGATCGCGGGTAATGCCAAACTGCTGATGATACTCCCGCAAACTCGGCAGTAGATAACTCGTCATCCGTTCTTTCTGCAATCTCAGAGTCATGACAAAATCTGCATCGATCAAAGCAGGTTCCAGCGTCCAATGAATGAATAGTTGACGAGGAATCTCTGGGTCGCTCTCTTTAACGAATGCCGCGAATTCTTTGGGCAACAAGGTCGGCGGTGCAGCTAAATGAACTTCTGCCCCACTTGCGGTCAAACTCCAAATATTCGATCGCGCCACTCGCGAATGCAAAATATCACCGACGATCGCGATTTTTTTGCCTTTTAGTAATGTCGATCGAGGTTTCTCCGCATCCATCAGCGAACAAATCGTAAACAAATCTAACAACGCTTGCGACGGATGTTCATGCTGTCCATCTCCCGCATTGAGAACGCCCACTTTCACATTTAAACGATCCATCTCATCTGCGATCGCTTGTGGCACTCCGGCTTCTTTGTGCCGAATCACCATCATGTCCGTCCCCATCGCCAAATACGTTTTCGCCGTGTCGAGAATCGTTTCACCTTTAGTAATCGAAGACGTACTCGCCGCAAAATTTAGTGTATCCGCAGACAATCGTTTTGCTGCTAGCTCGAAACTACTCCGCGTTCTCGTCGAAGGCTCAAAAAACAGATTTGCAACCACTTGCCCTTGCAGCGTCGGCACTTTCTTAGTGCGGCGCGTCAAGACTTCTTGAAAGCTACTTGCTGTTTGCAGAACCGTGTCGTATTCCGCAGGTGTAAAATCCGCAAGTGACAGAACGTGGCGACGATTCCAACTCATATCTCGCGTCAACTAGGGACAGGACTCACTATTCATACCGCAAAATGGCGCAGTGTCAATCATCTGTTCTGCACTGCGGTGCTGTTTAAGCAAGGAATTTGAAAAAGGTTCAAATTGCACCGAGTTCTGCTATGATATGATTCCTGTGGCTTGTGAAAGTCGCGCATGTTGGAGAGATGGCCGAGCGGTTTAAGGCGCAGCACTGGAAATGCTGTGATGGGGTGACTTATCCGAGGGTTCGAATCCCTCTCTCTCCGTTTTAAAGCATTGACATAACAAGGCTTTCAAAGAACCCCCGAAGTTTCGGGGGTTCTTTTTTGCGCGATCGATCGGGTATTTTTAGAGGTCTTTGGACACCTTTTGACTATCAATTGACTGCTTTCGACTCGGAAAAAACTGGGGAAGCGTCTTTCTCTTAAAGCCTGAAACCGAATGGGCGATGAGGGACTCGAACCCCCGGCATCCTCCTTGTAAGGGAGGCGCTCTACCAACTGAGCTAATCGCCCGGATTTGATTAATATAGCAGAT contains:
- a CDS encoding single-stranded DNA-binding protein, giving the protein MNSIILLADIVQEPQLRFTSDNQTPIAELRVEFAGLRPEDPTTQLKAVGWGNLAQEIQANYHEGDRVILEGRLTMNTVDRPEGFKEKQAELTIQRIHSLNGATISSSVTTPTAVPTRAPSTPPPAASTPKRTTKAPAAPALESQPELDDIPF
- a CDS encoding aspartate carbamoyltransferase catalytic subunit produces the protein MSWNRRHVLSLADFTPAEYDTVLQTASSFQEVLTRRTKKVPTLQGQVVANLFFEPSTRTRSSFELAAKRLSADTLNFAASTSSITKGETILDTAKTYLAMGTDMMVIRHKEAGVPQAIADEMDRLNVKVGVLNAGDGQHEHPSQALLDLFTICSLMDAEKPRSTLLKGKKIAIVGDILHSRVARSNIWSLTASGAEVHLAAPPTLLPKEFAAFVKESDPEIPRQLFIHWTLEPALIDADFVMTLRLQKERMTSYLLPSLREYHQQFGITRDRLKLCQPDVRVLHPGPVNRGVEISSDLMDDPVVSLISQQVTSGVAVRMALLYLMGGGKVG
- a CDS encoding AGE family epimerase/isomerase; its protein translation is MERDFRQLADQYRTALLDNVLPFWENHSIDVQGGYFTCLDRTGKVYDTDKFIWLQNRQVWTFSMLCNRLEKRSDWMSIAEHGAKFLAQHGRDAEGNWYFSLDRSGQPLIQPYNIFSDCFAAMAFSQFALASGQDWAREVALQAYQNVLRRQDNPKGSYNKAYPGTRSMKGLSVPMILANLTLEMEWLLPKETLDRVLAATVQEVTTDFLDENLLYENVAPDGSHIDSFEGRLINPGHGIEAMWFMMDIASRTNNLGLINQCVDVVLNTLEFAWDQKYGGIYYFLDIKGYPTQQLEWDQKLWWVHVETLVALLMGYRLTGREECWNWYEKVHHYTWSHFADSEYGEWFGYLDRRGEVLLNLKGGKWKGCFHVPRSLYLCWQEFEKLAM
- a CDS encoding anhydro-N-acetylmuramic acid kinase; translation: MRVIGLMSGTSIDGIDAALVEITGSTDDLQATLIAGETYAYPAELRDRILAVCSGAALSIAELAALDDEIAEQFAQAALQIQANQTSAVLIGSHGQTVFHRPPANQLGYSLQLGRGAAISQRTKIATISNFRAADIAIGGQGAPLVPPIDAALLRDSIEHRCVQNIGGIGNVTDLPSVKSGLAIRGWDTGPGNMLIDLAVARFSDQKYDRDGAWAASGTPNQRLVDRWLEQDFFQQPPPKSTGREQFGAAYLESCLSDAINLSPADILATLTEFTAASIAQSYQTFLPQLPDRVFLCGGGSRNTYLKSRIQALLPNSIVTTTDEAGLNADFKEAIAFAILAYWRYHDLPGNLPEVTGAPKSVLLGEIYHVG
- a CDS encoding mannose-1-phosphate guanyltransferase, whose amino-acid sequence is MRAVLMAGGSGTRLRPLTCDLPKPMVPILNRPIAEHIIDLLKRHQIREVIATLHYLPDVMRDHFQDGSEFGVQMTYAVEEDQPLGTAGCVKNIAELLDDTFLVISGDSVTDFDLSAAIEFHYRKGSKATLVLTRVQNPIEFGVVITDEEYRIRRFLEKPSSSEIFSDTVNTGIYILDPDVLKYLPENEEADFSKDLFPLLLEKGEPMYGYVAEGYWCDVGHLDAYREAQYAGLSRRVKLEFDYTERSPGIWVGDNTYIDSSARIETPVIIGNNCRIGSRVTIEAGTAIGDNVTIGAEADLKRPIIWNGAMIGEEVHLRACVIARGARIDRRSHVLEGAVVGPLSTVGEEALISPNVRVWPSKNVEAGATLNTNLIWGYTAHRNLFGQRGVSGLANVDIIPEFAVKLGAAYGSTLKPGSQVTVSRDQRTISRMVSRSMIAGLMSVGINIQNLEATAIPVSRSVVPTLGVAGGLHIRIHPDKSDHILIEFFDRNGINVSKAIEKKIEGAFFKEDFRRAPIQEIGGVINVHQATEMYSRGFERHLNIQAVQHSSSKVIIDYAYAVSGAVLPQLLAKFGCDAVVLNASLTQTAPSVNDRETLLNQLGHVVEALKATFGVQVSANGEQFILVDETGSPIRGETLTALMVDMILTSNPRGTVVVPVHASSAIEQIARRHDGKVVRTKANPTSLMEACHAHASTVLGGSGEMGFIFPQLHPGFDAMFCIAKLIEMLTLQDRTLGQIRAECPRVSHKTYSVRCPWTVKGALMRHLVESHPAEMLETFDGVKIFNPDRNDSWVLILPDATEPLIHVYANSPNRGWVDEILREYRLKVQEFVYQEQGIEETRIEQVY